A single Nitrosospira multiformis ATCC 25196 DNA region contains:
- a CDS encoding hydrolase 1, exosortase A system-associated translates to MCRTDIGNDERFCTGRMMNYEERPIVFCCGSDCLYGILTLPEQAASRGILILVGGPQYRAGSHRQFTLLARHLAANGIPVFRFDFRGMGDSEGDARTFENVKDDVRSGIDRLFAEIPSLNELVILGLCDAASAALFYAYQDPRVTGLVLLNPWVRTEEGSARAYLKHYYISRIFDRELWGKIWSGNFNYAASARSLFGTIGTVVAERGEIAPPAAKNNCKSGCEAAPLPERMFQGLERFQGRVLLILCGNDLTAQEFSELVKGSQKWKKLLASPHFSRFSLPEANHTFSRREWRDQIARWTKEWLYSW, encoded by the coding sequence ATGTGCCGAACTGATATCGGCAACGACGAGCGTTTTTGCACTGGCCGCATGATGAATTATGAGGAGCGTCCCATCGTTTTTTGCTGTGGGAGCGATTGCCTTTACGGTATTTTAACCTTGCCTGAACAGGCTGCTTCAAGGGGTATTCTTATTCTCGTTGGAGGACCTCAATATCGCGCAGGAAGCCATCGCCAGTTTACCCTCCTTGCCCGCCACTTGGCGGCGAATGGCATACCGGTCTTCCGTTTTGATTTCCGCGGCATGGGTGATAGTGAGGGAGACGCGAGGACTTTTGAAAACGTGAAAGATGATGTCCGCTCTGGAATAGATCGTCTCTTCGCAGAAATCCCTTCCCTGAACGAACTGGTTATTCTGGGACTATGCGATGCAGCATCGGCTGCATTGTTTTATGCTTATCAGGACCCGCGCGTGACCGGACTGGTCCTGCTGAATCCATGGGTAAGAACGGAGGAAGGCTCTGCCAGAGCGTATTTGAAGCACTATTACATTTCGCGCATTTTTGATCGTGAACTCTGGGGCAAAATATGGAGCGGAAATTTCAACTATGCCGCGTCTGCAAGATCACTTTTCGGCACTATTGGTACAGTCGTAGCCGAAAGAGGGGAAATTGCACCTCCCGCTGCAAAGAATAACTGCAAAAGCGGTTGCGAAGCGGCTCCCTTGCCGGAACGGATGTTTCAAGGGCTTGAGCGTTTCCAGGGAAGAGTGCTCCTGATACTCTGCGGCAATGACCTGACTGCTCAGGAGTTTTCCGAGCTGGTCAAAGGTTCACAAAAATGGAAAAAACTGCTGGCTTCTCCACACTTTTCGCGCTTCAGCCTGCCAGAAGCCAACCATACCTTTTCCCGGCGGGAGTGGCGCGATCAGATCGCGCGCTGGACAAAAGAATGGCTTTACTCCTGGTAA